In a genomic window of Amphiprion ocellaris isolate individual 3 ecotype Okinawa chromosome 11, ASM2253959v1, whole genome shotgun sequence:
- the fastkd1 gene encoding FAST kinase domain-containing protein 1, mitochondrial — translation MFRLRSVNSCLRRLLHGGTVNRDQVLEQLRVCAAEEQVFDLVGKNKAKLTVDHVNCAVGLLWQFQKERPQLLRTVDLTRSHPQFLTLRVLAENKIAHMDDSMLVDMLYTFLRLNVEPHDSLVQQLVSEAWLRVDRFPMRSLSKFAVCLHDQHLSHSPLMGHITNIVDQKLSSIDEARVLTALMTSVSSLVSPRLRDALISRADQLLDTTDPSHFNVPRRMVQFLRNVKYVHRPLLEKCNEMILRNVPTLDAENIGIILGLYQSLQFNNCDFRLAARQRLTELIDSSTDHVSFFKLFVALAPMASPEIRERLENTALLLADEFNGQQALAVAEALEEIQSRNLSLLNKIASVIQRNLHVYKSVEAARATQALFLLQHQNPKLFTNLRNILVDFLQRSVFPYEVTMLTRVLSMLPCPRLEDGVISRVDAVVEQCSLSELSTLSFAVAKWVRNDPSYRHNTHSKYVRLLQTLNRCGNERLQTADQLDLVLEELKFISGEWFEEMLLEETMVTLQRMMDQINWSNAPELAFFLTRTHHLCPPLMDRIASVAIEHTDKIHHSATYATLLPFSVLNYDPVQADELYDACIKRFTPHIGSFEPHLLVLQAYSLAVADRFPEELIREIFSVDFLGKLDSELETLSDALNMRTRLRLMQLNRAVCLECPEFQVPWFHERYCQQLQRKGNSGVSPVQQQIHKMLGEVLGGINCVQIAVVTPYFYTVDFECKLDKHSQPLPYSEQSTLQMLDRGAVHWDTSSLENSRDELPPGAQRVAVDFLDSRSFCKNSHHMKGEALMRKRHLEILGYRVIQIPHFEWNSMELSTHDAWKGYLKKKIFR, via the exons ATGTTTCGCCTCCGATCTGTGAACTCCTGCCTCCGCAGGCTCCTTCATGGAGGGACAGTGAACAGAGACCAGGTTCTGGAGCAGCTCCGAGTTTGCGCTGCCGAAGAGCAAGTGTTTGACCTGGTTGGGAAGAACAAGGCCAAGCTCACAGTTGATCATGTGAACTGTGCTGTGGGGTTGCTGTGGCAGTTTCAGAAGGAGAGACCTCAGCTGCTCCGGACTGTCGACCTCACCAGGAGTCACCCACAGTTCTTAACTCTACGGGTTCTGGCAGAAAACAAAATTGCACATATGGATGATTCCATGTTGGTCGACATGCTTTACACTTTCCTCAG GCTGAATGTCGAGCCACACGACTCTCTTGTTCAACAGCTGGTTTCAGAAGCATGGCTAAGAGTAGACAG ATTTCCAATGAGATCTCTGTCCAAGTTTGCTGTCTGTTTACACGATCAGCATCTTTCACACAGCCCTCTAATGGGCCACATCACCAACATCGTGGATCAGAAGTTGTCATCTATTGATGAGGCCAG GGTCCTAACTGCTCTGATGACCAGCGTGTCGTCCCTGGTGTCTCCCCGGCTGCGGGATGCACTCATCAGCAGAGCGGATCAACTCCTGGACACCACGGATCCTTCACATTTTAACGTCCCCCGGAGAATGGTGCAGTTTTTGCGCAACGTCAAGTATGTTCACCGACCTCTGCTGGAGAAGTGCAATGAGATGATCTTGCGCAACGTTCCCACACTGGATGCAGAGAACATCGGCATCATCTTGGGCTTGTATCAGTCACTGCAGTTCAACAACTGTGATTTCAGGCTGGCTGCTAGACAAAGGCTGACTGAACTGATAGACTCGAGCACCGATCATGTGTCCTTCTTTAAACTGTTTGTGGCTCTGGCTCCCATGGCCAGTCCGGAGATCAGAGAACG ATTGGAGAACACTGCCCTCCTGTTGGCGGATGAGTTCAATGGACAGCAGGCCTTGGCTGTAGCCGAAGCGCTGGAAGAGATTCAGAGCAGGAACCTTAGTTTACTGAACAA AATTGCTTCAGTAATCCAAAGGAACCTTCACGTCTACAAGTCAGTGGAGGCGGCCAGAGCCACCCAAGCCCTTTTTCTGTTGCAGCATCAGAACCCCAAACTCTTCACTAACCTAAGAAACATTTTGGTCGA CTTTTTGCAGCGCAGCGTCTTCCCCTATGAGGTGACCATGCTGACCCGTGTACTGTCCATGCTGCCCTGTCCACGTCTTGAAGATGGCGTGATCTCCCGGGTGGATGCCGTGGTGGAGCAGTGCAGTCTCAGCGAGCTCAGCACCCTTTCTTTCGCCGTTGCCAAATGGGTGCGCAACGATCCGTCCTACCGGCACAACACTCACAGCAAGTACGTCCGTCTGCTGCAGACGCTGAACCGCTGCGGCAACGAGAGGCTGCAGACGGCCGACCAGCTGGACCTGGTGCTCGAGGAGCTCAAGTTCATCTCGGGGGAGTGGTTCGAGGAGATGCTGCTGGAAGAGACGATGGTCACGCTGCAGAGGATGATGGACCAGATAAACTGGAGCAATGCACCTGAGCTTGCCTTCTTCCTAACCAGGACACATCATCTGTGCCCTCCTCTGATGGACCGAATCGCCAGTGTGGCCATAGAACACACTGACAAG ATTCACCACTCAGCAACGTATGCCACCCTGCTACCCTTTTCTGTCCTGAACTATGATCCAGTGCAAGCAGACGAGTTGTACGATGCTTGTATTAAGCGCTTCACGCCTCATATCG GTTCCTTCGAGCCACATCTGCTAGTCCTCCAGGCGTACTCCTTGGCAGTAGCTGACAGGTTTCCTGAAGAACTAATCAGAGAAATCTTCAGTGTCGACTTTCTGGGAAAGCTGGACTCCGAGTTAGAAA CCCTCTCTGATGCTCTCAACATGCGAACACGGCTGCGCCTCATGCAGCTCAATCGCGCCGTGTGTCTCGAGTGTCCCGAGTTCCAGGTGCCGTGGTTTCATGAACGCTACTGCCAGCAGTTGCAAAGGAAAG GGAACAGCGGTGTCAGTCCTGTGCAACAGCAAATCCACAAAATGCTGGGGGAAGTTCTGGGTGGAATTAACTGTGTCCAAATAGCAGTTGTCACTCCATATTTTTACACTGTAG ACTTTGAATGCAAACTGGACAAACACTCGCAGCCACTGCCTTACAGCGAGCAGAGCACGCTGCAGATGTTAGACAGAGGAGCGGTTCACTGGGATACGAGCTCACTGGAAAACAGCAGGGATGAGCTGCCACCTGGAGCTCAGCG TGTTGCTGTGGACTTTCTAGATTCGAGGTCCTTCTGCAAAAATTCTCATCATATGAAAGGTGAGGCCCTGATGAGAAAGAGACACCTTGAAATTCTGGGATATCGTGTTATTCAG atcCCTCACTTTGAATGGAACTCTATGGAGCTTTCAACACATGATGCCTGGAAGGGAtatctgaagaagaaaatatttagaTAG
- the klhl41a gene encoding kelch-like protein 41a yields the protein MDPQGLREDLRLFQSTLLQDGLKELLNENKLIDCILKVGDRSIPCHRLILAACSPYFRELFFSEDGKEEDKKEVVLENLEPNILEVIVNYMYSAEIDINDDNVQDILAVANRFQIPSVFTVCVNYLQKKMSKKSCLAIYRLGLMLNSARLAIAARDYIADRFETIAKDEDFLELAPPELFAIIGADSLNVQKEEVVFETLMRWIRKDKDKRVKSLEEAFDCIRFRLLPEKYFKEKVEKDDLIKADPELLKKIKVIKDAFVGKLPPKEKGQGDEEGGEGKLPGYLNDTRRYGMYAKDMVLMINDTAAVAYDGQENECFLAAMSEQIPRNHVSLASKKNNLYVLGGLFVDEEEKENPLQCYFYQLDTLAAEWMALPPMPSPRCLFAMGEVENLIFAVAGKDLQSNESHDTVLCYDTEKMKWSETKKLPLKIHGHCVVTENGLVYCIGGKTDDNKATNKMFAYNHKRSEWKEVASMKTPRSMFGAVIHKGRIIVAGGVNEEGLTAACEAYDFGTNKWAPFTEFPQERSSVNLVSCGGLLYAVGGFAMVENENKECAPTEVIDIWQYEDDKKEWTGMIREMRYAAGASCVSMQLNAAKMPKL from the exons ATGGATCCCCAAGGCTTGAGGGAAGATCTTCGTCTGTTCCAGAGCACTCTGCTGCAGGATGGGCTCAAAGAACTCCTGAATGAGAATAAGTTAATTGACTGTATCCTAAAGGTTGGAGACAGAAGCATTCCCTGCCATCGACTCATTCTGGCAGCGTGCAGTCCTTACTTCCGGGAGCTTTTCTTCTCAGAGGACGGCAAAGAAGAGGACAAAAAGGAGGTTGTTCTGGAAAACCTTGAGCCCAATATTTTGGAGGTGATTGTGAATTACATGTACTCCGCAGAGATTGACATCAATGACGACAATGTGCAGGACATTTTGGCTGTTGCCAATCGCTTCCAGATCCCATCAGTGTTTACAGTCTGTGTGAATTATCTGCAGAAGAAGATGTCCAAGAAAAGCTGCCTCGCCATCTACAGACTGGGACTGATGCTGAACTCTGCCAGACTGGCAATAGCAGCTCGAGACTACATTGCAGATCGCTTCGAGACCATCGCCAAGGATGAGGACTTCTTAGAGCTTGCTCCACCTGAACTCTTTGCAATTATTGGAGCCGATTcattaaatgtgcagaaagaaGAGGTGGTGTTTGAGACGCTCATGAGGTGGAtcagaaaagacaaagacaagagaGTGAAATCATTGGAGGAGGCCTTTGACTGCATCCGTTTCCGTTTGCTCCCAGAGAAGTACTTCAAGGAGAAAGTGGAGAAAGATGATCTCATTAAGGCTGATCCTGAGCttctcaaaaaaattaaagtcatCAAGGACGCCTTTGTGGGGAAACTGCCTCCAAAGGAAAAGGGGCAAGGTGAtgaggaaggaggggagggCAAACTGCCTGGTTACCTGAATGACACCCGCAGATATGGCATGTATGCTAAAGACATGGTGCTGATGATCAATGACACCGCAGCTGTGGCCTATGATGGGCAGGAGAATGAGTGTTTTCTTGCAGCGATGTCTGAGCAAATCCCCCGAAACCACGTCAGTCTGGCATCGAAGAAGAACAATCTGTATGTGCTGGGAGGACTGTTTGTagatgaagaggagaaagaaaacccACTGCAGTGTTACTTCTACCAG TTGGACACTCTTGCTGCTGAGTGGATGGCTCTGCCACCGATGCCCTCCCCCAGGTGTCTCTTCGCTATGGGCGAAGTTGAAAATCTCATCTTTGCTGTCGCAGGAAAAGATTTACAGTCCAATGAGTCTCATGACACTGTCTTGTGCTATGATACTGA aaaaatgaagTGGTCGGAAACAAAAAAGCTTCCGTTGAAAATTCACGGCCACTGTGTGGTCACAGAGAACGGGCTGGTGTACTGCATCGGAGGAAAAACAGATGACAA TAAAGCAACCAATAAGATGTTTGCATACAATCACAAGAGGTCGGAGTGGAAGGAAGTGGCCTCCATGAAGACGCCCAGGTCGATGTTTGGGGCAGTTATCCACAAAGGAAGGATCATTGTTGCTGGGGGAGTCAATGAAGAAGGCCTGACAGCTGCATGTGAAGCCTACGACTTCGGAACCAACAA GTGGGCACCATTTACTGAGTTTCCCCAGGAGAGGAGTTCAGTGAACCTGGTGAGCTGTGGAGGTTTGTTGTACGCTGTCGGAGGCTTCGCCATGGTGGAGAACGAGAACAAAGAGTGTGCTCCTACTGAAGTCATCGACATTTGGCA GTACGAAGATGACAAGAAGGAGTGGACCGGTATGATCAGAGAGATGCGTTACGCTGCTGGAGCCTCATGCGTCTCGATGCAGCTGAATGCTGCCAAAATGCCCAAACTGTAA
- the bbs5 gene encoding Bardet-Biedl syndrome 5 protein homolog, translating into MASVLDALWEDRDVRFDITAQQMKTRPGEVLIDCLDSIEDTKGNNGDRGRLLVTNLRIIWHSLALPRVNLSVGYNTIINITTRTANSKLRGQTEALYILTKSNNTRFEFIFTNVVPGSPRLFTSVIAVHRAYETSKMYRDLKLRAALIQNKQLRLLPREQVYDKINGVWNLSSDQGNLGTFFITNVRIVWHANMNESFNVSIPYLQIWSIRIRDSKFGLALVIESSRQSGGYVLGFKIDPVDKLQDALKEINSLHKVYSANPIFGVDYEMEEKPQPLEELTVEQPPDDVEIEPDEQTDAFTAYFADGSKQQDREPVFSEELGLAIEKLKDGFTLQGLWEVMG; encoded by the exons ATGGCGTCGGTTTTAGATGCTCTCTGGGAAGACAGGGACGTTAGATTCGACATAACAGCGCA GCAGATGAAAACTCGTCCAGGAGAGGTGCTGATAGATTGCCTGGACTCGATTGAAGACACGAAAGGAAACAACGGAGATCGAG gaAGACTCTTGGTGACAAATCTGAGAATCATTTGGCATTCTCTGGCCCTGCCAAGAGTCAATTTAT ctgtgggTTACAACACAATCATTAACATCACAACAAGGACAGCTAACTCG AAACTACGAGGCCAAACCGAGGCTCTCTACATCCTGACAAAGTCCAACAACACAagatttgaattcatttttacaaatgtgGTTCCAGGAAGTCCTAGACTCTTTACTTCTGTCATTGCTGTACACAG GGCCTACGAGACTTCTAAAATGTACCGGGACCTGAAATTGCGAGCCGCTCTTATTCAAAATAAGCAGCTTCGACTCCTGCCCCGGGAACAAGTGTACGATAAAATTAATGGAGTCTGGAATTTATCCAGTGATCAG ggTAACCTTGGAACCTTCTTTATTACCAACGTACGGATTGTGTGGCATGCTAATATGAATGAGAGCTTCAATGTCAGCATTCCTTACCTCCAGATT TGGTCAATCAGAATAAGAGACTCAAAGTTTGGTTTGGCTTTGGTCATTGAGAGTTCCCGCCAG agTGGAGGCTATGTGCTGGGGTTTAAGATTGATCCAGTGGATAAGCTTCAGGATGCACTCAAGGAAATCAATTCCTTGCACAAGGTCTACTCTGCCAACCCCATCTTTGGAGTGGACTACGAAATGGAAGAAAAG CCCCAGCCGTTGGAAGAGCTCACAGTGGAACAGCCTCCTGATGATGTGGAAATTGAGCCAGACGAGCAGACTGATGCTTTCACT GCCTACTTCGCTGATGGCAGTAAG CAACAAGACCGTGAGCCGGTTTTCTCTGAGGAACTCGGCCTTGCCATTGAAAAGCTGAAGGATGGATTTACGCTTCAAGGGCTGTGGGAAGTAATGGGCTGA
- the col28a2a gene encoding collagen, type XXVIII, alpha 2a gives MFPSFAAVLLVTALCSVWAQDVYVSRTGNKKSRAKPVTVTANTYDGQAILDEDCSLELSFLVDSSESAKDNHEQEKRFVMNMVDRLQGVRLQTGRSLSLRVALLQYSSHVITEQTFSEWRGSENFKTRIAPIIYIGHGTYTTYAITNMTKIYLEESSPGSVKVVVLLTDGISHPRNPDIFSAVADAKNQGIKFFTLGITRTANEPANVAQLRLLASSPTSHYLHNLQDEDIVEKIATAITTLADEGCPLAQRCACEKGERGSSGPAGKKGRPGDDGAPGLKGQKGEAGLSGEPGRHGGEGKPGYKGEKGERGECGTPGIKGDRGPEGSIGGRGQRGLQGLPGPHGDMGPEGPQGKQGERGPPGPPGIQGETGVGLPGPKGDMGFQGRPGPHGPPGLGEPGPPGPQGPQGVQGEKGPHGEGFPGPKGDRGLPGPRGPRGQQGVGIKGEKGELGPHGSPGPTGAVGAGIQGEKGTEGPRGPPGVRGLPGEGLPGPKGDQGLPGEQGAPGERGIGEPGPKGEPGAAGLSGLPGLPGEDGAPGQKGEPGLPGLRGPEGAQGIGAQGEKGDQGPRGIRGLHGPPGISGPSGPKGERGVSGQQGMPGQPGRSISGPKGDVGSAGPPGPIGETGHGLPGPKGDRGHPGLPGPLGPKGEGMPGPVGPPGLPGLPGEPGPEGIGIPGPKGDVGFRGLPGLPGPPGEGLQGPPGNIGRPGPPGPNGPPGEGIQGPKGEPGSQGMTGPRGPQGDGFPGAKGDRGLQGERGMKGTKGDLGDPGVPGEMGRNGAKGDPGLTREDVIKLIKEICGCGIKCKERPMELVFVIDSSESVGPENFEIIKDFVTRLVDRTTVGHNATRIGLVLYSLDVHLEFNLARHRTKQDVKQAIRKMPYMGEGTYTGTAIRKATQEAFFGARSGVRKVAIVITDGQTDKREPVKLDIAVREAHAANIEMYALGIVNSSDPTQAEFLRELNLIASDPDSEHMYLIDDFNTLPALESKLVSQFCEDENGALIYNRVTNGHWNGNNGLNGNNGHGDNTNGYNGYGNNGYGYGNNGYGNNGNGYNYQEENQNLRRTNSRVRGDTFALPISAEPLPVKEVEDDDGEDLDLRAHLRVGGAVSAVNKTPARESSDSSDVVLSSSSSSSASSSSSSATSLSTPDSVSTFNSDQLQNVVNPAQPEEAVPLDPRCNLSLDQGTCRDYSIRWYYDKQANSCAQFWYGGCGGNDNRYETEDECKKTCVLLRTAG, from the exons ATGTTCCCCTCCTTTGCGGCAGTGCTGCTGGTCACAGCATTGTGCAGCGTCTGGGCCCAGGACGTCTATGTAAGCAGGACAGGTAATAAGAAATCCAGGGCCAAGCCAGTGACAGTGACAGCAAATACTTATGACGGACAAG CCATCCTTGATGAGGACTGCAGCTTGGAGCTCTCCTTCCTGGTGGACAGCTCTGAGAGTGCCAAAGACAACCATGAGCAGGAGAAGCGGTTTGTCATGAACATGGTGGACAGACTCCAGGGCGTACGGCTGCAGACCGGCCGCAGCTTGAGTTTGAGGGTCGCCCTGCTGCAGTACAGCAGCCACGTTATCACAGAGCAGACCTTCTCAGAATGGAGGGgctcagagaacttcaagacccgGATAGCCCCCATCATCTACATCGGGCACGGCACCTACACCACCTACGCCATCACCAACATGACCAAGATCTATCTGGAGGAATCCAGCCCAGGCAGCGTCAAAGTGGTAGTGCTGCTCACAGATGGCATCTCCCACCCGAGGAACCCTgacattttctctgctgttgcGGACGCCAAGAACCAGGGCATCAAATTCTTCACTCTGGGCATCACCAGGACAGCCAACGAGCCAGCCAACGTAGCTCAGCTCCGTCTGCTCGCCAGCTCCCCCACTTCCCACTACCTCCACAATTTACAGGATGAGGACATTGTTGAAAAAATCGCCACCGCAATT actACCTTGGCTGATGAAGGA TGCCCTCTGGCTCAGAGATGTGCTTGTGAGAAAGGAGAGAGGGGATCCAGCGGGCCTGCG GGAAAGAAAGGTCGCCCAGGAGATGACGGAGCCCCGGGGCTTAAAGGGCAAAAG GGTGAAGCAGGATTAAGTGGGGAACCTGGGCGGCACGGTGGTGAG GGCAAACCAGGTTACAAAGGAGAGAAG GGTGAGAGGGGTGAGTGCGGCACTCCAGGAATCAAAGGAGACCGG GGTCCTGAGGGTTCAATTGGAGGAAGAGGACAGAGAGGTCTGCAG GGTTTACCAGGACCACATGGAGACATGGGACCAGAGGGCCCTCAGGGGAAGCAG GGTGAACGGGGCCCACCTGGCCCTCCAGGAATTCAGGGGGAAACTGGTGTTGGACTTCCTGGACCAAAG GGTGACATGGGATTCCAGGGCAGACCAGGTCCTCATGGTCCTCCAGGACTGGGTGAACCCGGCCCTCCT GGACCTCAAGGACCACAAGGTGTTCAAGGGGAAAAAGGACCCCATGGTGAAGGATTTCCTGGACCAAAG GGGGATCGAGGGCTCCCAGGACCGAGGGGGCCGAGGGGACAGCAGGGCGTAGGAATCAAAGGAGAAAAA GGTGAACTGGGGCCCCATGGTTCTCCAGGGCCAACTGGAGCAGTAGGAGCGGGCATTCAGGGGGAGAAG GGAACTGAGGGACCGAGAGGTCCACCAGGGGTCAGGGGACTTCCAGGAGAAGGTTTACCAGGACCGAAG GGAGACCAAGGTTTACCAGGAGAGCAGGGAGCTCCAGGAGAGAGAGGCATCGGTGAACCTGGTCCAAAG GGGGAACCTGGAGCTGCAGGATTGAGTGGTCTGCCTGGTCTTCCTGGAGAAGATGGAGCTCCAGGACAGAAG GGGGAGCCTGGTTTACCTGGTTTAAGAGGACCTGAGGGAGCGCAAGGAATTGGCGCTCAAGGCGAGAAG GGTGACCAGGGTCCGAGGGGCATCCGTGGGTTACATGGGCCTCCTGGGATCTCAGGACCATCTGGACCAAAA GGTGAACGTGGGGTATCAGGCCAGCAGGGCATGCCAGGGCAGCCGGGACGGTCCATATCAGGTCCAAAG GGTGATGTTGGTTCTGCTGGTCCCCCTGGTCCTATCGGGGAGACGGGTCACGGACTACCTGGTCCTAAG GGTGATCGTGGTCATCCAGGTTTACCAGGTCCACTTGGCCCAAAAGGAGAAGGCATGCCTGGCCCTGTG GGTCCTCCAGGTTTGCCAGGCTTACCAGGCGAACCAGGCCCAGAGGGAATAGGAATTCCTGGTCCTAAg GGAGACGTTGGCTTTCGGGGATTGCCAGGTTTGCCTGGTCCACCTGGAGAGGGTTTACAAGGACCACCA GGTAATATTGGGAGACCAGGACCTCCTGGCCCAAATGGACCTCCGGGGGAAGGTATTCAAGGTCCAAAG GGTGAGCCAGGATCTCAAGGCATGACTGGGCCCAGAGGGCCTCAAGGAGATGGATTTCCTGGAGCTAAG GGTGATCGTGGATTACAGGGTGAGAGAGGAATGAAGGGTACAAAAGGAGATCTGGGAGATCCTGGAGTTCCTGGCGAAATG GGGAGGAACGGAGCAAAGGGAGATCCAGGCCTCACT AGAGAAGACGTAATTAAGTTGATCAAAGAAATCTGCG GATGTGGCATCAAGTGCAAGGAAAGACCAATGGAACTCGTGTTCGTGATTGACAGTTCAGAGAGCGTTGGCCCTGAGAACTTTGAGATCATCAAAGACTTTGTCACCAGGTTGGTGGACCGGACCACAGTCGGACACAACGCCACCAGGATCGGACTGGTTCTCTACAGTCTGGATGTCCACTTAGAGTTCAACTTGGCTCGTCACAGGACCAAACAGGACGTCAAGCAGGCAATCAGAAAGATGCCTTACATGGGTGAGGGCACTTACACCGGCACTGCCATCAGAAAGGCCACTCAGGAGGCTTTCTTTGGCGCCCGATCAGGAGTACGAAAAGTCGCCATCGTCATCACTGATGGTCAGACAGACAAACGAGAGCCGGTCAAGCTTGACATCGCTGTGCGAGAGGCTCATGCTGCAAACATTGAAATGTACGCTCTGGGGATTGTCAACTCTTCTGATCCGACACAGGCCGAGTTCTTACGAGAACTCAACCTCATCGCCTCTGACCCAGACAGTGAACACATGTACCTCATTGATGACTTCAATACTCTGCCAG CACTGGAGTCTAAACTTGTCAGCCAGTTCTGTGAGGATGAAAACGGCGCCCTTATTTACAATCGCGTTACAAATGGACATTGGAACGGCAACAATGGTCTTAATGGAAACAATGGACACGGAGATAATACTAATGGCTATAATGGCTATGGCAACAATGGTTATGGTTATGGGAATAATGGATACGGGAACAATGGGAATGGTTACAATTACCAAGAGGAGAACCAAAATCTGAGACGCACCAACAGCAGAGTTCGTGGAGACACTTTCGCACTGCCCATCAGTGCTGAGCCTCTCCCTGTTAAG GAGGTGGAAGATGACGATGGTGAAGATTTAGACTTAAGGGCACATTTGCGAGTTGGTGGCGCTGTGTCTGCAGTGAACAAAACACCGGCAAGAGAAAGCTCTGACTCCAGTGATGTAGTCCTATCATCTTCTTCGTCATCGTCAGCATCATCATCGTCGTCATCTGCAACATCTTTGTCAACACCGGACTCGGTTTCAACCTTTAACTCTGATCAGTTGCAGAATGTGGTGAATCCAGCACAGCCAGAGG AGGCCGTTCCTCTTGATCCCCGCTGTAACCTCAGCTTGGACCAAGGCACTTGCCGAGACTACAGCATCCGCTGGTATTATGACAAGCAGGCCAACTCCTGTGCACAGTTTTGGTACGGAGGCTGTGGTGGAAATGACAACCGTTATGAAACAGAAGACGAATGCAAAAAGACTTGTGTTCTGCTCAGAACAG CTGGATAA